A genomic window from Brassica oleracea var. oleracea cultivar TO1000 chromosome C8, BOL, whole genome shotgun sequence includes:
- the LOC106309031 gene encoding mitogen-activated protein kinase kinase kinase ANP1-like, whose product MAKITLRVVRKPNLMKKKKKQQKNTSISVKEITKASFETALPKKPSAHKTLDDDDDNNKGRINSSSWVKSLLLGSGAYGSVYLGTSKSKTHQTGERAIKTAELSHASSLMDEGRIMIRLQSPFIVRCYGDEIAREDCSTQYNLILEYCSGKTIADLIEDNHGELLESETKVFARDVLSGLTYIHDRNIIHCDIKPDNLLLSPTHVWFRSTGYLTKIGDFGLAMEKGSLEYGNGYGHKRGTTSYMAPKLMAHGIVDFGSDVWAFGYTVLEMLSGISVWGEYGDLAFDDWVTLIGHSDRMPHVPALLSKEALDFLSRCLERDVNKRWSTHELKNHPFVLL is encoded by the exons ATGGCGAAGATTACTCTGAGGGTTGTTAGAAAGCCCAACTTGATGAAGAAGAAGAAGAAGCAGCAGAAGAATACTAGCATCTCTGTCAAAGAGATAACCAAAGCATCTTTCGAGACCGCCCTTCCGAAGAAACCTTCCGCCCACAAAACCCTAGACGACGACGACGATAACAACAAAGGTAGAATCAATTCGTCCTCGTGGGTTAAATCTCTCTTACTCGGAAGCGGAGCCTACGGTTCCGTTTATCTAGGTACCAGTAAGAGCAAGACACACCAAACCGGTGAAAGAGCCATCAAAACTGCTGAGCTTTCTCACGCTTCAAGCCTCATGGACGAAGGCAGGATCATGATCCGTTTACAATCGCCTTTCATTGTCCGTTGCTACGGCGACGAGATCGCACGCGAGGACTGTTCTACGCAATACAATCTGATTCTCGAGTATTGCTCTGGCAAAACCATTGCCGACTTGATCGAGGATAATCACGGGGAGCTACTTGAGTCTGAGACCAAAGTCTTCGCTAGAGATGTCTTGTCTGGTCTCACTTACATCCACGACAGAAACATCATTCACTGCGACATCAAACCCGACAACCTCTTACTCTCCCCTACCCATGTCTGGTTCAGGTCTACTGGGTACTTGACCAAGATTGGGGATTTTGGATTAGCTATGGAGAAAGGGTCGCTCGAGTACGGTAACGGATACGGCCACAAGAGAGGCACCACGAG TTATATGGCTCCAAAGCTTATGGCCCATGGCATTGTTGACTTTGGATCAGATGTGTGGGCTTTTGGATACACAGTGTTGGAGATGTTATCCGGAATATCAGTTTGGGGAGAATATGGTGATCTTGCTTTTGATGATTGGGTCACTCTCATTGGCCACAGCGATCGCATGCCTCATGTACCGGCTTTGTTATCTAAAGAAGCACTAGATTTCTTGAGCAGATGCTTGGAGAGAGACGTTAACAAGAGGTGGTCTACGCATGAACTCAAGAACCATCCTTTTGTTCTGCTATGA
- the LOC106310990 gene encoding UPF0496 protein At3g49070 produces the protein MISRNIMGIKVSSKIKRLLASSASGNSSPEDGDDVDVREEYANAFRTESYNQFWTRVISLNRKKSTLSPPSSPIESSSTSARLMSYRLFAHNLLEPDPNTVTKILVLSRVGRPTRTLLSDYFLETANAFLLCTLLLKNIHRLRSKYESLKPKFQSETHNSLAFLDQFTELSRWFDPFISSGSRIQLTRTGCLSLLKRIESSRDKTRTKLKLMNGLSHSSGLLVLALTTTLIVTIASHAFALFIAGPTLLTGRFKPVGLRNKLTKTAARLDVAAKGTYILSRDLDTISRLVTRINDEVEHVRAMAEFWAGRGSGRVRGGEEVARELKRCEESFSEELDELEEHIYLCFMTINRARNLVVREIMHPDDPPDCSFAPKSK, from the exons ATGATCTCAAGGAATATAATGGGCATAAAAGTTTCATCAAAGATCAAAAGGCTTCTTGCATCCTCAG CTTCGGGAAATTCAAGTCCCGAAGATGGTGATGACGTGGACGTCAGAGAAGAATATGCAAACGCCTTCCGCACAGAATCATACAATCAGTTCTGGACACGTGTCATTAGTTTAAACCGCAAAAAGTCCACCTTGTCTCCTCCTTCTTCACCGATCGAATCATCCTCCACGTCAGCTCGTCTCATGTCATACCGCCTCTTCGCACATAACCTGCTAGAACCGGATCCGAACACCGTTACTAAGATCCTGGTTCTATCCCGGGTCGGACGACCCACCCGTACTCTTCTTTCCGATTACTTCTTGGAGACGGCAAACGCTTTCTTGCTTTGCACGCTATTACTTAAAAACATTCATCGTCTCCGTTCTAAGTACGAATCTCTGAAACCGAAATTTCAGTCGGAGACACATAATTCGTTGGCTTTCCTTGACCAATTCACGGAGCTATCAAGATGGTTCGACCCGTTTATCTCGTCAGGTTCTAGGATCCAGTTAACCAGAACCGGCTGCTTAAGCCTGCTAAAACGGATAGAGTCGAGCCGAGACAAGACACGAACCAAACTCAAGCTCATGAACGGACTAAGTCATAGCTCAGGCCTTCTCGTTTTGGCTCTAACCACTACGTTGATTGTTACCATCGCCTCCCACGCCTTTGCTTTGTTCATAGCCGGTCCGACCCTTTTAACCGGTCGATTCAAACCGGTTGGTTTAAGGAATAAGCTAACGAAAACTGCGGCTCGTCTCGACGTGGCTGCGAAAGGTACTTACATCTTAAGCCGCGATTTGGACACGATAAGCCGGTTGGTGACGCGGATTAATGACGAAGTGGAGCACGTACGAGCCATGGCTGAGTTTTGGGCTGGGAGAGGATCGGGTCGGGTTCGAGGCGGGGAAGAAGTGGCCCGAGAGTTGAAGAGATGTGAAGAGAGCTTCAGTGAAGAGCTTGATGAGCTTGAAGAACATATCTACTTGTGTTTCATGACTATTAACCGAGCAAGGAATCTTGTTGTAAGAGAGATTATGCATCCGGATGATCCACCTGATTGTTCATTCGCTCCCAAATCCAAATAA
- the LOC106310994 gene encoding signal recognition particle 9 kDa protein: protein MVYIVSWDEFVDRSVQLFRADPESTRYVVKYRHCDGKLVLKVTDNKECLKFKTDQAQEAKKMEKLNNIFFTLMARGPDVDLSEVTGKEPMETQPAKKGRGRKQ from the exons ATGGTTTACATAGTTTCGTGGGACGAATTCGTAGATCGATCTGTTCAGCTTTTCCGAGCTGATCCCGAATCT ACCCGGTATGTCGTCAAGTATAGACACTGCGATGGCAAGTTGGTTCTTAAGGTTACTGATAACAAAGAG TGTCTCAAATTCAAGACAGACCAAGCACAAGAAGCGAAGAAGATGGAGAAACTGAATAACATATTTTTCACACTCATGGCCAGAGGACCTGATG TTGATCTCTCTGAAGTCACCGGCAAAGAACCGATGGAGACGCAGCCTGCCAAGAAAGGGAGAGGAAGGAAGCAATAA
- the LOC106310989 gene encoding 28S ribosomal protein S9, mitochondrial, whose product MLSRLFLRSSNLRLATLVSSKSNSQIFSSFIRPLSTNSSGGGGGNDNGNGGNRNDAPWSFSGVNDGKSDPFSSFESGSPGGDGKWPKEEPKRWNMKEEGDEKAVFGDVSNGFGDVKSSGWDVSSKPWDLKEDEEDGKVVFDTSGEMPVSFDNSLVNEEEERAKKELFEKEEKELTEVIKGPDRAFGDLIAKSGITDEMLDSLIALKDFQGVQGLPPLTEIENLRREKSSKKSSRAEIELQMQEEIAKARVRQVDEAGRAYGTGRRKCSIARVWIVPGKGKFLVNDKEFDVYFPMLDHRAALLRPLAETKTLGSWDINCTVNGGGTTGQVGAIQLGISRALQNWEPDMRTALRAAGFLTRDSRVVERKKPGKAKARKSFQWVKR is encoded by the exons ATGCTCTCTCGTTTATTCCTGAGATCTTCGAATCTCCGTCTCGCAACCCTAGTTTCATCCAAATCCAATTCTCAGATCTTCTCCTCCTTTATCCGTCCGCTTTCCACCAACAGTAGCGGCGGCGGCGGAGGAAATGACAACGGGAATGGGGGTAATCGAAATGACGCACCGTGGAGTTTTTCTGGCGTAAACGATGGCAAGTCCGATCCTTTCTCTTCCTTCGAATCCGGGTCACCTGGTGGGGATGGCAAATGGCCTAAGGAGGAGCCTAAGCGATGGAATATGAAGGAGGAAGGAGATGAGAAAGCCGTGTTCGGTGATGTGTCGAATGGTTTTGGAGATGTGAAATCCAGTGGATGGGATGTGTCCTCTAAGCCTTGGGATTTGAAGGAGGACGAGGAAGATGGTAAGGTTGTGTTTGATACTAGCGGCGAGATGCCTGTTAGCTTTGATAACAGCTTGGTGAATGAGGAAGAAGAGCGTGCCAAGAAGGAACTGTTTGAAAAGGAAGAGAAAGAGCTCACTGAGGTTATCAAAG GTCCTGATCGAGCGTTTGGAGACCTGATTGCAAAGTCCGGTATAACAGACGAAATGCTAGATAGTTTGATAGCCTTGAAGGATTTCCAAGGGGTCCAAGGGTTGCCTCCTCTGACTGAGATTGAAAACCTGCGACGTGAGAAGAGTTCTAAGAAGTCGTCAAGAGCTGAGATAGAACTCCAGATGCAAGAGGAGATTGCTAAAGCAAGGGTGAGGCAAGTGGATGAAGCTGGGAGAGCCTATGGAACCGGGAGAAGAAAATGCAGCATTGCTCGTGTTTGGATTGTTCCTGGCAAAGGAAAGTTCCTTGTTAACGACAAAGAGTTCGATGTCTATTTCCCTATGCTTGATCACCGTGCCGCTCTTCTCCGCCCGCTTGCTGAAACCAAAACCTTAGGTAGTTGGGATATCAACTGCACTGTTAATGGCGGTGGAACTACAG GTCAAGTTGGAGCTATTCAGTTGGGTATCAGTAGGGCATTGCAAAACTGGGAACCAGATATGAGGACAGCACTCCGAGCTG CTGGTTTTTTGACAAGAGACTCTCGAGTTGTGGAAAGGAAGAAACCTGGAAAAGCTAAGGCAAGAAAGAGTTTCCAATGGGTCAAGCGTTAA